A section of the Serratia liquefaciens ATCC 27592 genome encodes:
- a CDS encoding pyridoxal phosphate-dependent decarboxylase family protein, whose protein sequence is MHPRLQQDLDQFPQILDHTRQLAETFLSGIKQRPVCPPLDAQQLQPGDDQLAEGGKGAIAALDHFWQRYAEGISASAGPRYFGFVTGGATPAALAADWLVSAIDQNSQLSQDTVAAAIELATVDQLKTLLGLPETFNGSFVSGATMANFVGIAIGRQWLGQQRGIDVAAQGVAALGPVQVLSANPHASSVKALSMLGIGRDALKIIDCLPGSEAIDPAALERHLASSVGIPTLVLASAGTVNTVAFDDLQQLLALRERYPFWLHVDAAFGGVAACSPLYAARLAGWQQADSITVDAHKWLNVPYDSAIQFSRHLALQMQVFQNHSAYLEAPTLRPDNYLHLTPENSRRFRALPLWMALKAYGRSGMQDMVERNVRLAKLLGQELTASEGFHLLAPVNLNVVCFALKNTEGDAVAARDRFIARLDRHGIVRCTPTRYNGQPGIRAALVNWMTQESDIHLTLESMKFCLPDLG, encoded by the coding sequence ATGCACCCACGTTTGCAGCAAGACCTTGACCAGTTTCCACAGATCCTCGATCACACCCGTCAGTTGGCCGAAACGTTTCTGAGCGGCATAAAACAGCGCCCGGTTTGCCCGCCCTTAGATGCACAGCAACTTCAGCCGGGTGATGACCAACTGGCCGAAGGTGGCAAGGGCGCGATCGCGGCACTGGACCACTTCTGGCAACGTTATGCCGAGGGGATCTCCGCCAGCGCCGGGCCACGTTACTTTGGCTTTGTGACCGGTGGAGCAACCCCGGCGGCACTGGCGGCGGATTGGCTGGTTAGCGCTATCGACCAAAATAGTCAATTGAGCCAGGATACCGTTGCCGCAGCGATTGAATTGGCGACGGTAGACCAGCTAAAAACCTTGCTGGGGCTGCCGGAAACCTTCAATGGCAGTTTTGTCAGCGGGGCGACCATGGCCAACTTTGTCGGTATCGCCATTGGCCGCCAGTGGCTCGGGCAGCAACGCGGCATCGACGTCGCCGCGCAGGGGGTTGCGGCCCTGGGCCCCGTACAGGTGCTGTCGGCGAATCCGCATGCCAGCAGCGTGAAAGCGCTCAGCATGCTGGGGATCGGTCGTGATGCGCTGAAAATTATCGACTGTCTTCCCGGCTCCGAAGCTATAGATCCGGCGGCGCTGGAACGGCATCTGGCTAGCAGCGTCGGCATACCGACTCTCGTCCTGGCCAGTGCCGGCACGGTGAATACCGTGGCCTTCGACGACCTGCAGCAGTTATTGGCGCTGCGGGAACGTTACCCGTTCTGGCTACATGTCGACGCGGCCTTTGGCGGCGTGGCGGCCTGTTCGCCGCTTTATGCAGCGCGCCTGGCAGGCTGGCAGCAGGCGGATTCCATCACCGTTGACGCGCATAAATGGTTGAACGTGCCCTATGACAGCGCTATTCAATTCAGCCGTCATCTGGCATTGCAGATGCAGGTGTTCCAAAACCATTCGGCCTATCTGGAAGCCCCCACGTTACGACCGGACAACTATCTGCATCTGACCCCTGAAAACTCGCGGCGCTTCCGGGCACTCCCTTTATGGATGGCGCTGAAAGCCTATGGTCGCAGCGGCATGCAGGATATGGTGGAACGTAATGTCCGACTGGCAAAACTATTGGGCCAAGAGCTGACGGCCAGCGAGGGTTTCCACCTGCTGGCACCGGTCAATTTAAACGTAGTGTGCTTTGCCCTTAAAAATACCGAAGGCGATGCCGTTGCGGCACGCGATCGTTTTATCGCCCGCCTGGATCGGCATGGCATCGTGCGTTGTACCCCTACTCGCTACAATGGGCAGCCGGGGATCCGTGCTGCGCTGGTCAATTGGATGACGCAGGAAAGCGATATTCATTTGACCCTGGAATCGATGAAGTTCTGTTTGCCGGACCTTGGCTAA
- the rcsA gene encoding transcriptional regulator RcsA has product MPTIIMDSCSYTRLGLTDYLTTHGVKKRQINAINDIDDLHEKCSKLKPSLVFINEDCFIHEANATERIKGVISLHPDTLFFIFMAITNVHFDEYLYVRKNVIISSKSIKPETMNQLLSHYLERKAPRTEKTSFDQTPVTLSQTESNMLRMWMSGQGTIQISDQMQIKAKTVSSHKGNIKRKIKTHNKQIIYHVVRLTDTLTSGIFVNSR; this is encoded by the coding sequence ATGCCAACGATCATTATGGATTCATGCAGCTATACCAGATTAGGTTTGACAGACTACCTGACAACACACGGAGTAAAAAAACGCCAGATTAATGCCATCAACGATATCGACGATCTGCACGAAAAGTGCAGCAAGCTGAAACCCAGCCTGGTTTTTATTAATGAAGACTGCTTTATACACGAAGCGAACGCTACGGAACGTATAAAAGGGGTGATTTCACTACACCCTGACACCTTATTCTTCATCTTTATGGCCATCACCAACGTACATTTCGACGAATATTTATATGTTCGTAAAAATGTCATCATCTCGTCAAAATCAATCAAACCAGAGACTATGAATCAACTACTTAGTCACTATCTGGAGAGAAAAGCGCCCCGCACGGAAAAAACCTCATTTGATCAGACTCCCGTTACGCTGAGCCAAACCGAGTCAAACATGCTGCGCATGTGGATGTCGGGTCAGGGTACTATCCAGATCTCCGACCAGATGCAAATTAAGGCCAAAACCGTGTCTTCCCATAAGGGAAATATCAAAAGAAAAATTAAAACGCACAACAAGCAGATTATTTACCATGTTGTTCGTTTGACCGACACCCTGACCAGTGGAATATTTGTCAATAGCCGCTAG
- the dsrB gene encoding protein DsrB, which translates to MKVNDLVTVKTDGKQRREGVILAVEEFNEGIMYLVSLPDYPAGVWFFNEIDSRDGTFVELRQADPK; encoded by the coding sequence ATGAAAGTTAACGATCTGGTCACGGTAAAGACGGATGGCAAACAACGGCGTGAAGGGGTGATCCTGGCGGTAGAAGAGTTTAACGAAGGGATCATGTACCTGGTTTCTTTGCCGGACTACCCAGCCGGTGTTTGGTTCTTTAACGAGATTGACAGCCGTGATGGTACCTTTGTTGAACTCCGGCAGGCGGATCCCAAGTAA
- the cspE gene encoding transcription antiterminator/RNA stability regulator CspE has product MSNMIKGQVKWFNESKGFGFITPADGSKDVFVHFSAIQDQGFKTLAEGQNVQFSIENGAKGPSAANVTAI; this is encoded by the coding sequence ATGTCTAACATGATCAAAGGTCAAGTGAAGTGGTTCAACGAGTCTAAAGGTTTTGGTTTCATCACTCCAGCAGACGGCAGCAAAGACGTGTTCGTACACTTCTCTGCTATCCAGGATCAAGGCTTCAAGACCCTGGCTGAAGGCCAGAACGTACAGTTCTCTATCGAGAACGGTGCTAAAGGTCCGTCAGCGGCTAACGTTACCGCTATCTAA
- a CDS encoding ion transporter, translating to MTTDTAALSWRQRSYRLLFDNHSRIGRRMETFWIGAALLSVILLFLEPGGSALYSPGRQAIYLFFWAEVIFTGIFTLEYLLRLWSTPPEQHYALSFFGIVDLLTVLPLYIIWLFPQMTMEFVMLLRVLRILRVLRVLKLLRYMSEMGMIWRSIKLARHKLAMFFGFVAVVLCVFGGLMYAIEGGSGGFTSLAAAIYWAVVTLTTVGYGDIVPHTPLGRLLTSVLILVGYSIIAVPTGILTAYMSQELQRSRERRNCEQCQRGGHETEAIFCKYCGSRLPPLSGKQNQK from the coding sequence ATGACTACTGACACCGCGGCGCTCAGTTGGCGCCAGCGCAGCTATCGGCTGTTGTTCGATAACCATTCGCGCATTGGGCGCAGAATGGAAACCTTTTGGATAGGTGCCGCGCTGCTCAGCGTGATACTGCTGTTCCTCGAGCCGGGGGGCAGTGCCTTATATTCGCCCGGACGGCAGGCCATTTATCTGTTCTTCTGGGCCGAGGTGATTTTTACCGGCATTTTCACCCTTGAGTATCTGTTACGCCTGTGGAGTACGCCACCTGAGCAACACTATGCATTAAGTTTTTTCGGCATCGTCGATTTGTTGACGGTGCTGCCGCTGTACATCATCTGGTTGTTCCCGCAGATGACGATGGAATTCGTCATGCTGCTGCGTGTCCTGAGAATATTGCGGGTGTTGCGGGTATTGAAACTGCTGCGTTACATGAGCGAAATGGGCATGATTTGGCGCAGCATCAAGCTGGCGCGCCATAAGCTGGCAATGTTTTTTGGTTTTGTCGCCGTGGTGTTGTGCGTCTTTGGCGGTTTGATGTATGCGATAGAGGGCGGCAGCGGCGGGTTTACCAGCCTGGCGGCGGCTATCTATTGGGCGGTCGTCACGCTGACCACCGTGGGCTACGGCGATATCGTTCCCCATACTCCGTTGGGCCGATTATTGACCTCGGTCCTAATCCTGGTGGGCTATTCGATCATTGCGGTACCGACCGGTATTCTGACAGCTTACATGTCGCAAGAACTGCAACGCAGTCGTGAAAGGCGAAATTGTGAACAATGTCAACGAGGTGGCCACGAGACGGAGGCAATATTTTGCAAATATTGCGGCAGCCGATTGCCCCCATTATCGGGTAAACAGAACCAGAAGTGA